In Poecile atricapillus isolate bPoeAtr1 unplaced genomic scaffold, bPoeAtr1.hap1 scaffold_210, whole genome shotgun sequence, a single window of DNA contains:
- the LOC131574266 gene encoding aspartate dehydrogenase domain-containing protein-like, with protein sequence FLVSQLLSQGPSLGLSLVFVWARRGGALEPLPPELRLTDLRQLPDTGVHLVVEVAHPCVVQEHGEDILRHADLMVGSPSALADADTERRLRAAVARGGHTLYVPRGALWGCEDIARLDRAGTLQSLTVSLTVSPASLRPQGQLRDRLVAAVAAGTVTELYRGPLRPLCALAPNNTNAMAAAALAAPGLGFDRVTARLLAQPSVPDWHLLEVEVTAVTDGGRPLTVTSSRRNPAGHGDVTGRATLQSFWISLQDCTGHGGCVKFC encoded by the exons tttttggtgtcccagctcctgtcccagggcCCGTCCCTGGGTCTCTCCCTGGTTTTTGTCTGGGCCCGGCGCGGGGGGGCCCTGGAGCCGCTGCCCCCGGAGCTGCGCCTGACGGACCTGCGGCAGCTGCCCGACAC cggGGTGCACCTGGTGGTGGAGGTGGCCCATCCCTGCGTGGTCCAGGAGCACGGCGAGGACATCCTGCGGCATGCGGACCTGatg gtgggGTCCCCGTCGGCGCTGGCGGACGCGGACACCgagcggcggctccgggccGCGGTGGCGCGGGGGGGCCACACCCTGTACGTGCCCAGGGGGGCCCTGTGGGGCTGCGAGGACATCGCCAGGCTGGACCGCGCGGGGACACTGcag TCCCTGACGGTGTCCCTGACGGTGTCCCCGGCCAGCCTGCGGCCGCAGGGCCAGCTGCGGGATCGGTTGGTGGCCGCGGTGGCCGCGGGGACGGTGACGGAGCTGTACCGGGGGCCGCTGCGGCCGCTGTGCGCGCTGGCCCCCAACAACACCAACGCCATGGCGGCCGCCGCGCTGGCCGCGCCCGGGCTGGGCTTCGACCGCGTCACCGCCCGCCtgctggcccagcccag tgtcccgGACTGGCACCTGCTGGAGGTGGAGGTGACAGCGGTGACCGATGGTGGCCGCCCCCTCACCGTCACCAGCAGCCGCCGCAACCCCGCGGGCCACGGCGATGTCACGGGCAGGGCCACGCTGCAGAGCTTCTGGATCAGCCTGCAGG ACTGCACCGGGCACGGCGGCTGCGTCAAGTTCTGCTGA
- the LOC131574265 gene encoding josephin-2-like isoform X1, translated as MAPEDERAPQASPSPPPEPGGVSGARGDLGGGPGAGFGSGVSGGLYHERQRLELCALHALNNLLQRPWLSKAAADGICRRLAPNSRPNPHRSPLGTGNYDINVVMAALGTLGLAAVWWDKRRPLERLSVSPVLGFLLNVPSRPRLGGLRLPLARPHWLSVRHLGDSFYNLDSKLPAPASIGSETQLREFLQRVLDEGSSELFLVVPREVEEEGTWLKPE; from the exons ATGGCCCCGGAGGACGAGCggg ccccccaggcctccccctcccccccaccgGAGCcggggggggtctcgggggctcggggggatttgggggggggtccgggggcgggatttgggtctggggtctcggGGGGTCTCTACCACGAGCGGCAGCGCCTGGAGCTCTGCGCCCTCCACGCCCTCAACAACCTCCTGCAGCGGCCCTGGCTCAGCAAAGCCGCGGCCGACGGCATCTGCCGCCG GCTGGCCCCCAACTCGCGGCCCAACCCCCACCGGAGCCCCCTGGGCACGGGGAACTACGACATCAACGTGGTGATGGCAGCGCTGGGCACGCTGGGGCTGGCGGCCGTCTGGTGGGACAAGCGgcg ccccctggAGCGGCTCTCGGTGTCCCCAGTCCTGGGGTTCCTGCTCAACGTCCCCTCCCGGCCCCGTCTGGGGGGGCTGCGGCTGCCGCTGGCCCGGCCCCACTGGCTGAGCGTGAGACACCTGGGGGATTCCTTCTACAACCTGGACTCCAAACTGCCCGCACCTGCCAGCATCGGCAGCGAGACacagctcag GGAGTTCCTGCAGCGGGTGTTGGATGAGGGGAGCTCGGAGCTGTTCCTGGTGGTGCCGcgggaggtggaggaggaggggacCTGGTTGAAGcctgagtga
- the LOC131574265 gene encoding josephin-2-like isoform X2, with protein sequence MAPEDERAPQASPSPPPEPGGVSGARGDLGGGPGAGFGSGVSGGLYHERQRLELCALHALNNLLQRPWLSKAAADGICRRPLERLSVSPVLGFLLNVPSRPRLGGLRLPLARPHWLSVRHLGDSFYNLDSKLPAPASIGSETQLREFLQRVLDEGSSELFLVVPREVEEEGTWLKPE encoded by the exons ATGGCCCCGGAGGACGAGCggg ccccccaggcctccccctcccccccaccgGAGCcggggggggtctcgggggctcggggggatttgggggggggtccgggggcgggatttgggtctggggtctcggGGGGTCTCTACCACGAGCGGCAGCGCCTGGAGCTCTGCGCCCTCCACGCCCTCAACAACCTCCTGCAGCGGCCCTGGCTCAGCAAAGCCGCGGCCGACGGCATCTGCCGCCG ccccctggAGCGGCTCTCGGTGTCCCCAGTCCTGGGGTTCCTGCTCAACGTCCCCTCCCGGCCCCGTCTGGGGGGGCTGCGGCTGCCGCTGGCCCGGCCCCACTGGCTGAGCGTGAGACACCTGGGGGATTCCTTCTACAACCTGGACTCCAAACTGCCCGCACCTGCCAGCATCGGCAGCGAGACacagctcag GGAGTTCCTGCAGCGGGTGTTGGATGAGGGGAGCTCGGAGCTGTTCCTGGTGGTGCCGcgggaggtggaggaggaggggacCTGGTTGAAGcctgagtga